In Streptomyces sp. NBC_00704, a genomic segment contains:
- a CDS encoding transglycosylase family protein — MSDCADQQSRTSSRKTAVLAGAVLLAPLGLLSATADAAAADSGVWDRIAQCESGGNWHINTGNGYYGGLQFSAGTWRAYGGAAYAPTADKAGKAQQIAVAAKVQNSQGWGAWPTCSARAGAAGGAPGADRPSSARSDSAGTKSSKPTKSSKSSRPSQSSQPSKYAAAGKSAKSTRSGSESSGAGSSTTAERASGQTSQTSAGVARGDYTVRRGDTLSAIAARNGMTWQRVYAGNRDVIGGDPDLIVPGQRLTL, encoded by the coding sequence ATGTCCGATTGTGCCGATCAGCAGTCCCGCACGTCGTCGCGCAAGACGGCGGTCCTCGCCGGGGCGGTTCTTCTCGCCCCTCTCGGACTGCTCTCCGCCACCGCGGACGCGGCGGCGGCCGACAGCGGGGTGTGGGACCGCATCGCCCAGTGCGAGAGCGGCGGCAACTGGCACATCAACACCGGCAACGGGTACTACGGCGGACTGCAGTTCTCCGCCGGTACTTGGCGCGCCTACGGCGGGGCCGCCTACGCGCCGACCGCCGACAAGGCCGGCAAGGCACAGCAGATCGCCGTGGCCGCCAAGGTGCAGAACTCCCAGGGGTGGGGCGCGTGGCCGACCTGCTCGGCGCGCGCGGGAGCGGCCGGCGGCGCACCAGGGGCCGACCGCCCCTCCTCGGCCCGTTCCGACTCGGCCGGCACGAAGTCCTCGAAGCCCACGAAGTCGTCGAAGTCCTCCAGGCCCTCGCAGTCCTCGCAGCCCTCGAAGTACGCGGCGGCCGGGAAGTCGGCGAAGTCCACCCGCTCCGGCTCCGAGTCGTCGGGGGCGGGTTCGTCCACGACCGCGGAGCGTGCCTCCGGGCAGACCTCGCAGACCTCGGCGGGCGTCGCGCGCGGCGACTACACCGTCCGCCGGGGCGACACCCTGAGCGCCATCGCGGCCCGCAACGGGATGACCTGGCAGCGCGTCTACGCCGGCAACCGGGACGTCATCGGCGGCGATCCCGACCTGATCGTCCCGGGGCAGCGCCTCACGCTCTGA
- a CDS encoding I78 family peptidase inhibitor, with amino-acid sequence MAPNTAPQAEPQDSPDGYVGLEAGQAERLARERGWSTVRSLEPGAIVTMEYRFGRLNLEVRDGRVARAWKG; translated from the coding sequence ATGGCACCGAACACCGCTCCGCAGGCGGAGCCGCAGGACAGTCCGGACGGTTACGTCGGCCTGGAGGCCGGGCAGGCCGAACGGCTCGCGCGTGAACGGGGGTGGTCGACGGTGCGCTCGTTGGAGCCCGGGGCCATCGTCACCATGGAGTACCGCTTCGGGCGGCTGAACCTGGAGGTGCGGGACGGCCGGGTCGCCCGCGCCTGGAAGGGCTGA
- a CDS encoding phosphatase PAP2 family protein, which yields MRTERNLTRLDRVFARLDREPERPAHIDVPKMSRHRVALLLATLAFYLAIVWLVVITSWLVRLDWQVMFFRPYQQWPEIHAFLDYYVVLGQRGPTAVMVAAWLGWRSWRQHTLRPLLTLGASLLLLNITVGAAKLGMGRLGPHYATTIGSNEMGLGGDIFPSGHTANAVVTWGILAYLASTPRARRWLSAVSAVVSLGVGLTTVYLGTHWLSDVVLGWAAGLLILLALPWCEPLIARAEVSVFALRDRLRERRRRTVAAPAPSAPVAVPVPLTQLPTAQDDPAAAPEPVTPARAPRAPAYLAQGPHTTRSERTPVTPVGSRRPPHPDRLPRGAAASGARPLTGG from the coding sequence GTGCGTACCGAACGAAACCTCACCCGTCTGGACCGGGTGTTCGCCAGGCTCGACCGTGAGCCGGAACGACCGGCCCACATCGACGTGCCGAAGATGAGCCGGCACAGGGTCGCCCTGCTGCTGGCGACCCTGGCCTTCTATCTGGCGATCGTGTGGCTCGTGGTGATCACGTCGTGGCTGGTCCGCCTCGACTGGCAGGTCATGTTCTTCCGGCCGTACCAGCAGTGGCCGGAGATCCACGCCTTCCTCGACTACTACGTGGTCCTCGGCCAGCGCGGCCCGACCGCCGTGATGGTCGCCGCCTGGCTCGGCTGGAGGTCCTGGCGCCAGCACACCCTGCGCCCGCTGCTCACGCTGGGCGCCTCGCTGCTGCTGCTGAACATCACGGTGGGTGCGGCGAAGCTCGGCATGGGCCGGCTGGGACCGCACTACGCGACCACCATCGGCTCGAACGAGATGGGTCTGGGCGGCGATATATTCCCCAGCGGCCACACCGCCAACGCGGTCGTGACCTGGGGAATCCTGGCGTATCTGGCGTCCACGCCCAGGGCGCGCCGCTGGCTGTCCGCCGTGTCCGCCGTCGTCTCCCTCGGCGTCGGCCTCACCACCGTCTACCTCGGTACGCACTGGCTGAGCGACGTGGTGCTGGGCTGGGCCGCCGGGCTGCTGATCCTGCTGGCGCTGCCCTGGTGCGAGCCGCTGATCGCCCGCGCCGAGGTCTCGGTCTTCGCGCTGCGCGACCGGCTGCGCGAGCGCCGCCGCCGCACGGTCGCCGCTCCCGCGCCGTCCGCCCCCGTCGCCGTGCCCGTGCCGCTCACCCAGCTCCCCACGGCGCAGGACGATCCCGCGGCGGCTCCCGAACCGGTCACCCCGGCCCGCGCCCCCCGCGCGCCCGCCTACCTGGCCCAGGGCCCGCACACGACCCGCTCCGAGCGCACCCCGGTCACCCCGGTCGGCAGCCGCCGCCCGCCGCACCCCGACCGCCTCCCGCGCGGCGCCGCCGCCTCGGGGGCCCGCCCCCTCACCGGCGGCTGA
- the der gene encoding ribosome biogenesis GTPase Der, which produces MNDHIQPDGSDSFEHDHGALGDAEYAEFMELAAVEGFDIEDVEGAIEEAGHGPLPVLAVVGRPNVGKSTLVNRIIGRREAVVEDKPGVTRDRVTYEAEWSGRRFKLVDTGGWEQDVLGIDASVAAQAEYAIEAADAVVFVVDAKVGATDTDEAVVRLLRKAGKPVVLAANKVDGPSAEADAAYLWSLGLGEPHPISALHGRGTGDMLDAVLEALPEAPAQTFGTAVGGPRRIALIGRPNVGKSSLLNKVANEERVVVNEIAGTTRDPVDELIELGGVTWKFVDTAGIRKRVHLQQGADYYASLRTAAAVEKAEVAVILIDASESISVQDQRIVTMAVDAGRALVIAYNKWDTLDEERRYYLEREIETEFAQVAWAPRVNVSARTGRHMEKLVPAIEAALAGWETRVPTGRLNAFLGELVAAHPHPVRGGKQPRILFGTQAGTKPPRFVFFASGFIEAGYRRFIERRLREEFGFEGTPIHISVRVREKRGGKKK; this is translated from the coding sequence ATGAACGACCACATCCAGCCCGACGGCTCGGACTCCTTCGAGCACGACCACGGGGCGCTCGGCGACGCCGAGTACGCGGAGTTCATGGAGCTCGCCGCGGTCGAGGGCTTCGACATCGAGGACGTCGAGGGCGCCATCGAGGAGGCAGGCCACGGGCCGCTGCCCGTGCTCGCCGTCGTCGGCCGCCCCAATGTCGGCAAGTCGACCCTGGTGAACCGGATCATCGGCCGCCGCGAGGCCGTCGTCGAGGACAAGCCGGGCGTGACCCGCGACCGGGTGACCTACGAGGCCGAATGGTCGGGCCGCCGCTTCAAGCTCGTCGACACCGGCGGCTGGGAGCAGGACGTCCTCGGCATCGACGCCTCCGTGGCCGCCCAGGCCGAGTACGCGATCGAGGCCGCCGACGCCGTCGTCTTCGTCGTCGACGCCAAGGTCGGCGCGACCGACACCGACGAGGCGGTCGTCCGGCTGCTGCGCAAGGCGGGCAAGCCCGTCGTGCTGGCCGCCAACAAGGTCGACGGCCCTAGCGCGGAGGCCGACGCGGCCTACCTGTGGTCCCTCGGGCTCGGCGAGCCGCACCCGATCTCCGCGCTGCACGGCCGCGGCACCGGCGACATGCTGGACGCCGTCCTGGAGGCCCTGCCTGAGGCCCCCGCGCAGACCTTCGGCACCGCGGTGGGCGGCCCGCGCCGGATCGCGCTCATCGGCCGGCCGAACGTCGGCAAGTCCTCGCTGCTGAACAAGGTGGCGAACGAGGAGCGCGTCGTCGTCAACGAGATCGCGGGCACCACCCGCGACCCGGTCGACGAGCTGATCGAACTCGGCGGCGTCACCTGGAAGTTCGTCGACACGGCGGGCATCCGCAAGCGCGTCCACCTCCAGCAGGGCGCCGACTACTACGCCTCGCTGCGCACCGCCGCGGCCGTGGAGAAGGCCGAGGTGGCGGTCATCCTGATCGACGCCTCCGAGTCGATCTCGGTGCAGGACCAGCGCATCGTGACGATGGCCGTGGACGCCGGACGCGCCCTGGTCATCGCCTACAACAAGTGGGACACCCTCGACGAGGAGCGCCGCTACTACCTGGAGCGCGAGATCGAGACCGAGTTCGCCCAGGTGGCGTGGGCGCCGCGGGTGAACGTCTCGGCGCGCACGGGGCGGCACATGGAGAAGCTGGTCCCGGCGATCGAGGCCGCTCTGGCGGGCTGGGAGACGCGTGTTCCCACCGGCCGCCTGAACGCCTTCCTCGGCGAGCTGGTCGCGGCCCACCCGCACCCGGTGCGGGGCGGCAAGCAGCCGCGCATCCTCTTCGGCACCCAGGCCGGCACCAAGCCCCCGCGGTTCGTGTTCTTCGCCTCCGGGTTCATCGAGGCGGGTTACCGGCGCTTCATCGAGCGCCGGTTGCGCGAGGAGTTCGGCTTCGAGGGCACGCCGATCCACATCTCGGTCCGGGTGCGCGAGAAGCGCGGCGGCAAGAAGAAGTGA
- a CDS encoding glycosyltransferase family 39 protein yields MTDLQTRVTPSGSASPFRAAPALLGYAAVRALGLLGLAMWAAARDKSAHTLLTARWDAIWYSRVAERGYGYEIRLPNGDVHADLAFFPLLPWLERLLHALTPLSYADAGFVVALLASLAAAWGIFAVADHVYGRRAGLCAVLVWAVLPVGIVQSMAYSESLFTALAAWSLYAVLSGRWVTAGALASLSGLTRPVGLAVVAAVWAACAASLLRDRAVRREPSIAGTRSTAPAPGAPAPVHAPRPSAEAPAGREATAPTPRRAARALAMLLAPIGAAGYVLWVGHRTGRGPLGYLDVQAGWRNGFDGGLAFARFIAGKFTSAPGALAGLGLIAGVGLLLWLFAVCVRQGQPLPLLVYGGTVLALALCASSYFGSKPRLLLPAFPLLLPLALALSRLRTGRAALVVGCVATASAVYGAWWLNGSGPP; encoded by the coding sequence GTGACCGATCTCCAGACCCGTGTGACGCCCTCCGGCTCCGCGTCCCCGTTCCGGGCGGCCCCCGCCCTCCTGGGGTACGCGGCCGTACGCGCCCTGGGCCTGCTCGGCCTCGCCATGTGGGCCGCCGCCCGCGACAAGAGCGCCCACACACTGCTCACCGCCCGCTGGGACGCGATCTGGTACAGCAGGGTCGCCGAGCGGGGCTACGGGTACGAGATCCGCCTGCCGAACGGCGACGTCCACGCCGATCTGGCCTTTTTCCCGCTGCTGCCCTGGCTGGAAAGGCTTCTGCACGCGCTGACCCCGCTGTCGTACGCCGACGCCGGATTCGTCGTGGCCCTGCTCGCCTCGCTCGCGGCGGCCTGGGGGATCTTCGCGGTCGCCGACCACGTGTACGGACGGCGGGCCGGGTTGTGCGCGGTGCTGGTGTGGGCCGTGCTGCCGGTCGGGATCGTGCAGTCGATGGCGTACAGCGAGTCCCTGTTCACCGCGCTGGCCGCGTGGTCGCTGTACGCGGTGCTCAGCGGCCGGTGGGTGACCGCGGGGGCCCTGGCCTCGTTGTCCGGTCTGACCCGCCCGGTGGGGCTCGCGGTGGTCGCCGCGGTGTGGGCGGCCTGCGCGGCGTCACTCCTGCGGGACCGTGCGGTCCGCCGGGAGCCCTCGATCGCGGGAACCCGCAGCACAGCGCCCGCCCCCGGCGCGCCCGCCCCCGTACACGCCCCCCGTCCGTCCGCCGAAGCCCCCGCGGGGCGCGAAGCGACCGCGCCGACGCCCCGCCGCGCCGCGCGCGCCCTCGCCATGCTCCTCGCGCCCATCGGCGCCGCCGGCTACGTCCTGTGGGTCGGCCACCGCACCGGCCGCGGCCCGCTCGGCTACCTCGACGTCCAGGCGGGCTGGCGCAACGGCTTCGACGGGGGCCTCGCCTTCGCCCGCTTCATCGCCGGGAAGTTCACGTCGGCCCCCGGCGCCCTCGCCGGCCTCGGACTGATCGCCGGCGTCGGCCTGCTGCTGTGGCTGTTCGCGGTCTGCGTGCGGCAGGGCCAGCCCCTGCCGCTGCTGGTGTACGGCGGCACGGTCCTCGCGCTCGCCCTGTGCGCGTCCAGCTACTTCGGCTCGAAGCCGCGGCTGCTCCTGCCGGCCTTCCCGCTGCTGCTGCCGCTCGCCCTGGCCCTGTCCCGGCTGCGCACGGGCCGGGCGGCGCTGGTCGTGGGGTGCGTGGCCACCGCCTCGGCCGTGTACGGGGCGTGGTGGCTGAACGGCTCGGGTCCCCCGTGA
- a CDS encoding lysophospholipid acyltransferase family protein has translation MYGLWKPRVLGAWKVPASGPLIFAINHSHNIDGPMVMGVAPRPTHFLIKKEAFVGPLDPFLTGIGQLKVDRDTTDRTAITRALGVLHNGGVLGIFPEGTRGEGDFAALRAGLAYFAVRGGAPIVPVAVLGSTERGGRLIKALPPLRSRVDVVFGDAFEAGDGSGRRTRKALDEATERIRKQLAAHLENARRLTGR, from the coding sequence ATGTACGGGCTGTGGAAGCCGCGTGTGCTGGGCGCCTGGAAGGTGCCGGCGAGCGGCCCGCTGATCTTCGCGATCAACCACTCGCACAACATCGACGGCCCGATGGTGATGGGCGTGGCGCCCCGGCCGACGCACTTCCTGATCAAGAAGGAAGCGTTCGTCGGCCCGCTGGACCCCTTCCTCACCGGCATCGGCCAGCTCAAGGTCGACCGGGACACCACCGACCGCACCGCCATCACCCGCGCGCTGGGCGTGCTGCACAACGGCGGGGTCCTCGGGATCTTCCCGGAGGGCACCCGTGGCGAGGGCGACTTCGCGGCCCTGCGCGCCGGGCTCGCCTACTTCGCGGTGCGCGGCGGCGCGCCGATCGTGCCCGTCGCCGTGCTGGGAAGCACCGAGCGCGGCGGACGGTTGATAAAGGCGCTGCCCCCGCTGCGCTCCCGCGTGGACGTCGTCTTCGGAGACGCGTTCGAGGCGGGCGACGGCAGCGGACGGCGCACCCGCAAGGCGCTGGACGAGGCCACCGAACGCATCCGGAAACAGCTCGCCGCACACCTGGAAAACGCCAGGCGCCTGACGGGACGCTGA